In Brevibacillus brevis, a genomic segment contains:
- a CDS encoding FAD/NAD(P)-binding oxidoreductase, which produces MNRSGAHYKVVIVGGGTAGISVAARLLRKSRDFFGRIAVVDFATKHYYQPLWTLVGAGEVSKETTEREEASVIPHGAVWVQDAVTELEPDDNAVVTASGTRLHYDYLVVAAGIQVDWKKIKGLKESMGKDGVCSNYSYDFVDSTWDAIRHFQGGEAIFTNPNTPVKCGGAPQKIMYVADDYFRKSDVRSRSAIRFVSGGTSLFAVKKYADALQKVIERKQIETRFKHNLVEIVGEKKQAVFENLDTNEHVVMPYDMIHVVPPMSAPDFIKKSPLAAGDGWIDVDKHTLQHKRFANVFGVGDCTNLPTSKTGAAIRKQAPIVVQNLMSMIQGKPLSDHYNGYTSCPLVTGYGKLILAEFDYELNPRESFPFDQSRERRSMYLLKKDVLPLFYWKGMLKGRM; this is translated from the coding sequence ATGAACAGGTCGGGAGCGCATTACAAAGTCGTGATCGTAGGCGGAGGAACTGCGGGTATTTCGGTTGCGGCGCGACTCCTGCGCAAGTCGCGCGATTTCTTCGGGAGGATCGCCGTCGTAGATTTCGCGACCAAGCACTACTATCAGCCGTTGTGGACGCTTGTGGGGGCGGGCGAAGTCAGCAAGGAGACCACGGAGCGGGAGGAAGCCTCCGTAATCCCGCATGGGGCTGTATGGGTACAAGATGCCGTAACCGAATTGGAACCGGACGACAATGCCGTCGTCACTGCGTCCGGGACCAGACTGCATTACGACTACCTGGTTGTTGCAGCAGGCATTCAAGTGGATTGGAAAAAGATCAAAGGGCTGAAAGAGAGCATGGGCAAGGACGGAGTCTGCAGCAATTACTCGTATGACTTTGTCGACAGCACGTGGGATGCCATTCGTCACTTTCAGGGAGGGGAAGCGATCTTTACGAACCCCAACACGCCGGTCAAATGCGGCGGGGCCCCTCAAAAAATCATGTACGTCGCCGACGACTATTTCCGCAAGTCGGACGTTCGTTCCCGGTCTGCCATACGTTTCGTCTCCGGAGGGACCTCCCTGTTCGCCGTGAAAAAGTATGCGGACGCCTTGCAGAAGGTGATTGAAAGAAAACAGATCGAGACCCGGTTCAAGCATAATCTCGTGGAAATCGTCGGAGAAAAGAAGCAGGCGGTTTTCGAAAATCTGGACACAAACGAGCACGTGGTTATGCCCTACGACATGATTCATGTGGTACCGCCGATGAGCGCTCCGGATTTTATCAAAAAAAGCCCGCTCGCTGCAGGTGACGGTTGGATCGATGTTGATAAACATACGCTGCAGCACAAACGATTTGCCAATGTTTTCGGAGTAGGCGATTGCACGAATCTGCCTACATCAAAGACAGGCGCTGCGATACGCAAGCAGGCGCCGATCGTCGTCCAAAACCTGATGTCCATGATCCAGGGAAAGCCGCTGTCCGATCATTACAATGGCTATACATCATGCCCGCTCGTGACGGGGTACGGAAAGCTGATTCTGGCGGAATTTGATTATGAGCTGAATCCACGGGAGTCGTTTCCCTTCGACCAATCCCGCGAACGAAGAAGCATGTATTTGCTGAAAAAAGACGTGCTGCCCCTATTTTATTGGAAGGGCATGCTCAAAGGACGGATGTGA
- a CDS encoding MFS transporter: protein MNPSRVKGLALFILAVSQLILALDYTIIFVAMPSLGNELGFSANHLQWVVSAYSLAYGGFLLLGGRLSDLLGRRRMFVIAMTLFALGSLLGGLAHSQLLLILARGVQGLGGALLSPATLSLIMSNFEEGSERNRAMGIWASMGGVGLSLGLLLGGVLTSYIGWEATFFVNVPIGLLAIVLAPVVLVESRMSSQSKHFDVAGTVSVTSGMLLVVYYLVQSPVDGWLSKSTLPFLLIGAALLGAFLVIEKRTKEPLLSFRLFRNRNLTGATLTAFLFSASFGTLYYFLTLYTQGVLHYSAIESGLSFLPLTISAFLGAKLIQKMLTKTGVAGTIATGMGLGLIGFLLLTQQLSATGSAWGIIPGTVIIGIGQALVFTTMFIAGGTGIDPKEQGVASAIISTGQQIGGAIGLAVIMAMISASLGSSATLETMMPADLNQAIRTAFILAAGITLLGVIVAFMTLKQKSRLDTKVSQ from the coding sequence ATGAATCCTAGCAGAGTGAAAGGATTAGCCTTGTTCATTCTAGCTGTTTCGCAGTTAATTTTGGCTCTGGATTACACCATTATTTTTGTGGCAATGCCCTCACTCGGAAACGAGCTAGGGTTTTCCGCCAACCATTTGCAATGGGTCGTCAGCGCGTATTCCCTCGCTTACGGCGGATTTTTGTTACTAGGCGGACGGCTGTCTGATTTGCTGGGCAGGCGGCGGATGTTTGTCATCGCCATGACCCTCTTCGCGTTGGGATCGCTATTGGGGGGGCTCGCCCATTCCCAGCTTCTGCTTATCCTTGCCAGAGGGGTGCAAGGCCTTGGCGGCGCTTTATTATCCCCGGCCACTTTGTCGCTGATCATGTCCAATTTTGAGGAAGGCAGCGAACGCAACCGGGCCATGGGTATCTGGGCGTCAATGGGCGGCGTAGGCTTGTCGCTTGGCTTGCTGTTGGGTGGCGTCTTGACCAGCTACATCGGATGGGAGGCCACATTCTTCGTCAATGTCCCCATCGGTTTATTGGCCATTGTGCTTGCACCCGTCGTTCTCGTGGAAAGCCGGATGTCTTCTCAAAGCAAGCACTTTGATGTAGCAGGTACGGTGTCGGTGACGTCTGGCATGCTTCTCGTCGTCTACTATCTCGTGCAGTCTCCGGTCGATGGCTGGCTCAGCAAAAGCACGCTGCCCTTTCTGCTGATCGGTGCCGCACTGCTTGGCGCCTTCCTTGTCATTGAAAAGCGTACGAAGGAACCGCTGCTTTCCTTCCGTCTTTTCCGTAATCGCAATCTGACAGGGGCGACGCTGACCGCCTTTTTATTCTCGGCATCGTTCGGTACCCTGTACTATTTCTTGACACTCTATACGCAGGGGGTACTGCATTATTCAGCCATCGAATCCGGCTTGAGCTTCTTGCCTTTGACGATAAGTGCGTTCCTGGGTGCCAAGCTGATTCAAAAAATGCTTACGAAAACCGGGGTGGCCGGAACAATCGCAACCGGGATGGGACTAGGGTTGATCGGTTTTCTGCTGCTTACTCAGCAGCTATCCGCAACCGGTTCCGCTTGGGGGATCATTCCGGGGACGGTCATCATCGGGATCGGTCAGGCGCTGGTCTTCACGACGATGTTTATCGCGGGAGGCACTGGCATTGATCCCAAAGAGCAGGGGGTAGCCTCCGCCATCATTTCGACCGGTCAACAGATCGGGGGGGCCATTGGATTGGCGGTAATTATGGCGATGATATCCGCAAGCCTGGGTTCCAGCGCGACCTTGGAAACGATGATGCCGGCGGATCTCAACCAGGCGATCCGCACCGCTTTCATTCTTGCAGCGGGGATCACGCTGCTGGGGGTCATCGTCGCGTTCATGACCCTGAAGCAAAAAAGCCGGCTAGACACGAAGGTTTCCCAGTGA
- a CDS encoding TetR/AcrR family transcriptional regulator translates to MARTKEFDTTVVLHKAMQIFGHYGYEGTSLQMLLDGLGIARQSLYDTYGTKRDLFVKAVKHYVNEKSSAVVAYLERTESAKKAVSAIFHEIVASLLDEKRRKECFILHSAIDQVPHDPEIAALFEQDRVRLEEAFYQALARGQKQGELGVDQELRALAGYLYHARYALTQVAKLTEDPNALRQFMEVTLTALDAK, encoded by the coding sequence ATGGCTAGAACCAAAGAATTCGATACGACTGTCGTCCTGCACAAGGCCATGCAAATCTTCGGCCATTACGGTTACGAGGGGACGTCCTTGCAGATGTTGCTCGATGGACTGGGGATCGCTCGCCAAAGCCTGTACGATACCTATGGAACGAAACGAGATCTCTTTGTGAAAGCAGTGAAGCACTATGTGAATGAGAAGTCTTCCGCTGTGGTCGCCTACTTGGAGAGAACAGAGTCTGCAAAAAAGGCCGTTTCCGCTATTTTTCATGAAATTGTCGCTTCACTGCTGGACGAAAAGCGGAGAAAGGAATGCTTTATCCTGCACAGCGCAATCGACCAGGTGCCTCATGATCCCGAGATCGCGGCGCTGTTCGAGCAAGATCGGGTGCGATTGGAAGAAGCGTTTTACCAGGCTTTGGCGCGAGGCCAAAAGCAAGGCGAGCTTGGGGTCGATCAGGAATTGCGTGCGCTCGCAGGGTATTTGTACCACGCCCGGTACGCTTTGACACAGGTGGCGAAACTGACCGAGGACCCGAACGCTTTACGACAATTTATGGAAGTGACTCTTACTGCACTCGATGCAAAATGA
- a CDS encoding sigma 54-interacting transcriptional regulator, producing MAGVTLEIKGVNRVGITHEVIACFAAREIDIVGMEVKPHYIYVKIPSVSASQLSGIVEMIKQVKGIENAKTIPCLPAEERENRIHTILTTVSEGILSVDDQLRVTAMNRAAQAMLRMEPEQLLHHSIENWWGEAAAEVKRCLHEAIELPSVQVRIWTGHKKLVSYLCSYHPIIPADRSERQGVVIVLRDDRQVQEWLSTVQKKDGSLFDEIVQQSANMRQCIDTAKRVAKSEATVFLQGESGTGKELFARAIHFESNRSQGPFVPINCAAIPDALLESELFGYEEGAFTGALKGGKSGLFEMAQGGTLFLDEIGDIPLHLQAKLLRVLEERSVRRVGGSRTIPIDVRIIAATNRNLSDMTSKGLFRDDLYYRLHVIPIVIPPLRERKGDIPMLAHYFTQRVCRAANRPVIPIAHSAIRALQAYPWPGNVRELQNVMERTVYLCPGDEIQEQHLYLDFPRNSSVEDQDSSHPSTALLKERMDAFEKSLLIRALKEHASIRKAAASLGISHTAVLQKMKKYGL from the coding sequence TTGGCGGGAGTTACTCTGGAGATCAAAGGCGTGAACCGGGTCGGAATTACCCATGAGGTCATTGCATGCTTTGCCGCACGCGAGATCGACATCGTGGGCATGGAAGTGAAACCCCACTATATTTATGTAAAAATCCCCTCTGTATCTGCCAGCCAGCTCAGCGGGATCGTGGAAATGATCAAGCAGGTGAAAGGCATCGAGAATGCAAAGACGATCCCCTGTCTCCCGGCTGAAGAGCGCGAAAATCGCATCCATACGATTCTGACCACCGTTTCGGAAGGAATTCTGTCAGTAGACGATCAGCTGCGAGTCACTGCGATGAATCGCGCTGCTCAGGCCATGCTGAGAATGGAGCCTGAACAGCTATTGCATCACTCTATCGAAAATTGGTGGGGAGAAGCGGCGGCCGAGGTGAAACGATGTCTGCATGAGGCGATCGAATTGCCCAGCGTCCAGGTGAGAATTTGGACCGGGCATAAAAAGCTCGTGAGCTACCTTTGCAGCTATCATCCGATCATCCCTGCGGACCGGAGCGAAAGACAAGGCGTAGTCATCGTGCTTCGGGACGATCGGCAGGTACAGGAATGGCTTTCCACCGTTCAAAAAAAGGATGGTTCTCTCTTTGACGAAATCGTTCAACAGAGCGCCAATATGAGACAGTGCATCGACACCGCGAAGCGTGTTGCCAAAAGCGAAGCGACCGTTTTTTTGCAAGGCGAAAGCGGTACGGGCAAAGAACTGTTTGCGAGGGCCATTCATTTTGAAAGCAATCGCTCCCAGGGTCCTTTTGTGCCGATCAATTGTGCCGCCATACCGGATGCTTTGCTGGAAAGCGAGCTTTTCGGGTATGAAGAGGGGGCGTTCACCGGTGCGCTGAAAGGCGGGAAGTCCGGGCTGTTTGAAATGGCCCAGGGCGGAACTCTTTTTCTGGATGAAATCGGAGACATTCCCCTTCATCTGCAAGCGAAGCTCCTCCGTGTATTGGAAGAGCGAAGCGTGCGAAGAGTGGGCGGGAGCAGAACGATTCCCATTGACGTCAGAATCATCGCCGCCACCAATCGCAACCTCTCTGATATGACGAGCAAAGGGCTGTTTCGCGATGATCTCTATTATCGCTTGCACGTCATTCCCATCGTCATTCCTCCGCTTCGGGAGCGCAAAGGCGATATCCCGATGCTGGCTCACTATTTCACGCAACGAGTATGCCGAGCCGCCAATCGGCCGGTGATCCCGATCGCGCATTCCGCCATTCGCGCTCTGCAAGCGTACCCTTGGCCCGGAAACGTGCGTGAGCTGCAAAATGTGATGGAGCGAACCGTCTATTTATGTCCGGGTGATGAAATTCAGGAGCAGCATTTGTATTTGGATTTCCCGCGGAACTCATCGGTCGAAGATCAAGATTCTTCTCACCCGTCAACCGCACTTCTGAAAGAACGGATGGATGCCTTTGAAAAAAGCTTGCTGATTCGTGCCCTAAAAGAGCATGCCTCGATCAGAAAAGCCGCTGCCTCACTCGGCATCAGCCACACGGCGGTTCTGCAAAAAATGAAAAAATACGGGCTGTAA
- the megL gene encoding methionine gamma-lyase, translating to MNENQSVKTEKKQGRSTTAIHAGFHCDPQTGSLATPIYQTSTFVFSSAEEGARRFAGEEAGYIYSRLGNPTVTVLEEKIAALEKAEAALAFASGMAAISAVLMALVKTGDHILGTKGLYGCTYGLLNLLKDRFHVDYSLSDMTDEASIRQNLQPTTRVIYVETPINPTMELVDLQLVANIAREVGACVVVDNTFLSPYLQRPIEYGCDIVIHSATKFIGGHGDVIAGVAAGPKSIMDTIRMTSQKDIGGILAPFDAYLLIRGLKTLGVRMDRHCENAQRVAEFLDQHPKVARVHYPGLPQFPQHELACRQMDGFGGLLAFELKGGREAGSRMMNHVRLCKRAVSLGDVDTLIQHPATMTHSVIPPEEREKMGITDGLIRLSVGIEDVEDILDDLDTALSFA from the coding sequence ATGAACGAGAACCAATCAGTGAAAACGGAGAAAAAGCAGGGGCGATCCACTACGGCCATTCATGCCGGCTTTCATTGCGACCCGCAAACGGGATCTTTGGCCACTCCCATCTACCAAACCTCGACTTTTGTTTTTTCGTCCGCGGAAGAAGGAGCGAGACGCTTTGCCGGCGAGGAAGCGGGCTACATCTATTCCCGGCTGGGAAATCCTACGGTTACGGTTTTGGAGGAGAAGATCGCTGCGCTGGAAAAGGCGGAGGCTGCTCTTGCCTTTGCATCGGGAATGGCAGCCATCTCTGCCGTGCTCATGGCGCTCGTAAAGACAGGCGATCATATTCTCGGCACAAAAGGGTTGTACGGATGCACATACGGATTGCTGAATTTGCTGAAAGACCGCTTTCACGTCGATTACTCCCTTTCAGACATGACGGATGAGGCCTCGATTCGTCAAAATCTTCAGCCGACTACCCGGGTGATTTACGTGGAAACACCGATCAATCCGACCATGGAGCTGGTCGATTTACAGCTGGTCGCAAACATTGCCAGAGAGGTTGGCGCCTGCGTGGTCGTGGATAACACCTTTCTGTCTCCGTATTTGCAAAGGCCGATTGAGTATGGCTGTGACATCGTCATCCATAGCGCTACCAAGTTCATCGGCGGGCACGGGGATGTCATCGCGGGTGTCGCTGCGGGTCCCAAGTCCATCATGGACACCATTCGCATGACCTCGCAAAAAGATATTGGAGGCATTCTGGCGCCATTTGACGCTTATTTATTGATTCGGGGGCTCAAGACGCTCGGAGTGCGCATGGATCGCCATTGTGAAAACGCTCAGAGGGTTGCCGAGTTTTTGGACCAACATCCGAAAGTGGCACGGGTGCATTATCCTGGCTTGCCCCAGTTTCCTCAACACGAGCTGGCATGCAGGCAAATGGATGGCTTCGGGGGGCTGCTCGCGTTTGAGCTGAAAGGTGGCAGAGAAGCGGGGAGTCGCATGATGAACCACGTGCGCTTGTGCAAAAGGGCCGTCAGTTTGGGGGATGTCGACACGCTGATCCAGCATCCTGCCACGATGACCCACTCCGTCATTCCTCCTGAAGAACGCGAGAAAATGGGCATCACGGATGGACTGATTCGCTTGTCTGTGGGGATCGAGGATGTGGAAGACATTCTGGATGATTTGGATACGGCCCTTTCTTTTGCCTAG
- a CDS encoding GNAT family protein: MIQIETKQLRLRPMELDDAPALFAFWSDPMVTRHMNIDTFTDLTQAEQMIALLQKLSLEDAACRWTITLKQTGQIAGSCGFNSFDFENERAEIGYDLGYPFWGNGYTPEALRALLSFGFHDLGLNRIEAKVEPENANSVKVLEKLRFVEEGTLRQYEKAKGKFVDVIMFSILRDDWNRETV; this comes from the coding sequence ATGATCCAAATCGAAACCAAACAATTACGATTGCGTCCAATGGAATTGGATGATGCTCCCGCACTTTTTGCCTTTTGGTCCGATCCGATGGTGACCAGGCATATGAACATTGACACATTTACGGATCTCACCCAGGCCGAACAGATGATTGCCCTCCTTCAGAAGCTCAGCCTGGAGGACGCAGCCTGCCGCTGGACTATTACATTAAAGCAAACCGGTCAGATTGCAGGCTCGTGCGGATTCAATTCTTTTGATTTCGAAAATGAACGGGCGGAAATCGGGTACGACCTCGGGTATCCCTTTTGGGGGAACGGTTATACCCCTGAAGCATTGCGAGCATTGCTTTCTTTTGGCTTTCATGACCTCGGTTTGAACAGGATCGAAGCGAAGGTCGAGCCTGAGAACGCAAACTCGGTCAAGGTCTTGGAAAAATTGCGTTTTGTCGAAGAAGGCACCCTGCGGCAATATGAGAAGGCAAAGGGGAAATTTGTTGACGTGATCATGTTCTCCATACTCCGGGATGATTGGAATAGAGAAACCGTTTAA
- a CDS encoding GNAT family N-acetyltransferase, whose translation MDLVPFSAEMLSDAGKLLAIRHRNNRTVQAGLPNRFENEGDASLAIRSEWEKPNPSGVAAVKDGQLLGYLLGQRHQDSLRGRHIWISLAGHAIAEGASSELYRELYAFASQRWVDEGYFTHYSLLPSTDSGLIDAWFRLGFGYEQVHGLLSLEEDQAPPPLPVSGVEIRLATPSDRDSIQDLYEIIRSHQAKAPVFAVALPEDAQRIREGYAALLDDPSVHFWTAWKEGRIISFQAYYPSNHDTSSIITPDNCVELGVAATRSEYRGQGINRALTLHGLSHAKEKGYAYCMTDWRMTNLSSSRFWPRQGFLPVAYRLSRLIDHRISWANLPRF comes from the coding sequence ATGGACTTGGTACCTTTCTCTGCGGAAATGCTTTCCGATGCGGGGAAGCTCTTGGCCATACGGCATCGGAATAATCGAACGGTACAGGCTGGACTGCCAAACCGCTTTGAAAATGAAGGGGATGCATCCTTGGCCATCCGATCTGAATGGGAAAAGCCGAATCCTTCGGGAGTGGCCGCGGTCAAGGACGGCCAGCTGTTGGGCTATCTTCTCGGCCAAAGACACCAGGATTCGCTTCGAGGACGACATATCTGGATCAGCCTCGCCGGACATGCAATCGCGGAAGGCGCCTCCAGCGAACTTTATCGGGAGCTATATGCATTTGCTTCCCAACGCTGGGTGGACGAAGGATACTTTACGCACTATTCTCTGCTGCCCTCGACCGATTCTGGGCTGATCGACGCCTGGTTCCGTCTCGGATTCGGATATGAGCAGGTGCATGGGCTCCTTTCACTGGAAGAGGATCAAGCCCCTCCTCCCCTCCCCGTTTCTGGCGTGGAGATCCGCTTGGCAACACCGTCCGACCGTGATTCGATCCAAGATCTATACGAGATTATCCGATCTCATCAAGCAAAGGCGCCAGTTTTTGCGGTTGCCTTGCCGGAGGATGCGCAGCGCATCCGTGAGGGTTATGCGGCTCTGCTTGACGACCCATCCGTTCATTTTTGGACGGCATGGAAAGAAGGACGAATCATTTCTTTTCAAGCCTATTATCCTTCCAACCACGATACGTCGAGCATCATCACACCTGATAATTGCGTAGAGCTGGGAGTAGCCGCGACACGCTCCGAGTATCGCGGACAGGGAATCAATCGCGCCCTCACTTTGCACGGGCTGTCACATGCGAAAGAAAAAGGCTACGCCTATTGTATGACGGATTGGAGGATGACGAATTTGTCATCCTCACGTTTCTGGCCGCGCCAAGGGTTTCTTCCGGTTGCTTATCGATTGTCCCGTCTGATCGACCACAGGATTTCTTGGGCGAATCTTCCTCGTTTTTGA
- a CDS encoding sigma 54-interacting transcriptional regulator translates to MCKHSILLATKSEKVCETFASNLQAYFGSQISIYTHYEGNPCDPETLDQVQLVLLSNDYIINELPPVPEGKTVLVSRRSIHMTQLVKIMDLEPGTRCLFVTNARETAEDSVEVLKRLGFDHLLFTPFDPETRLSPEELDQIDLALTLGFPELVPKQVQQVINLYNRPLDLSTIFDIAQLFNLSVDKRHFYTAEFFRDFVQLGRNLSISVNNEKRLIQKLESILNAVHEGIIGIDEQGEVTFFNDDAGNILHMAAEKCIGKHYLEVIPDFHVEEVFRTRTVIADQLLEIGSRFLLVTKNPILMDSKFLGVVVTFQDVTKVQQIEQEIRTKSTQLGLTTKYSFANIIGVSQTIAAAKQTAIKLAQEEFTVLITGENGTGKEVFAQAIHNDSPRKDGPFVPVNFAGLTESLAESELFGYEEGSFTGARKGGKIGLFELAHNGTIFLDEIGDAPLSIQAALLRVLQERQVMRVGGNRVIPVNVRVIAATNRNLLEMIQRGSFREDLYYRLNVLPLQIPSLRERSEDLFILIDYFLKGKRRHLHFLPEAQEALRHYNWPGNIRELENFINYLLVIVDGEQVGLQHLPERMQNRPQVAGSALSVQSPLSDEAGQVVFLLGRHGSLHEYEDILANLWLCHQRSERIGRSTLGKMLASPLSDAKLRNRLAVLHRSGCVEVGIKKQGTQITPLGVQVLNALQVSRQSNTAVPSIG, encoded by the coding sequence ATGTGCAAGCATAGCATTCTGTTGGCAACCAAAAGCGAAAAAGTATGCGAGACTTTTGCGTCCAATCTGCAAGCCTATTTTGGCTCGCAAATCTCCATTTACACTCATTACGAAGGGAATCCGTGCGATCCGGAAACGCTCGACCAGGTGCAGCTGGTTCTGCTGTCAAACGACTACATCATCAACGAACTTCCTCCGGTTCCGGAGGGGAAAACCGTCCTTGTGTCGCGCAGGTCCATTCACATGACGCAGTTGGTAAAAATCATGGATCTTGAGCCTGGTACGCGCTGCCTGTTCGTCACCAACGCCAGGGAGACGGCGGAAGATTCCGTGGAAGTGCTCAAGCGGCTCGGCTTTGATCATCTCCTGTTCACTCCGTTCGATCCGGAAACCCGCTTGTCACCGGAGGAGCTCGACCAGATCGATCTGGCGCTTACGCTTGGCTTTCCCGAGCTGGTGCCGAAGCAGGTGCAGCAGGTGATCAATCTCTACAATCGGCCGCTCGATTTATCGACCATTTTTGATATTGCCCAGCTCTTCAATCTATCCGTAGACAAGAGGCATTTTTACACGGCGGAATTTTTCCGCGATTTTGTCCAGCTTGGCCGGAATCTCTCCATCTCCGTCAATAACGAAAAGCGGCTCATTCAAAAGCTGGAGTCCATTCTCAATGCCGTTCATGAAGGGATTATCGGCATCGACGAGCAGGGGGAAGTCACATTTTTCAACGACGATGCCGGAAACATTCTGCATATGGCGGCGGAAAAATGTATCGGCAAACATTATCTCGAGGTGATCCCCGACTTTCATGTGGAGGAAGTGTTTCGCACCCGTACAGTGATTGCTGACCAATTGCTGGAAATCGGCAGCCGCTTTCTGCTCGTCACCAAAAATCCAATCCTGATGGACAGCAAGTTCCTCGGGGTGGTGGTGACGTTTCAGGATGTCACCAAGGTGCAGCAGATCGAACAGGAAATCCGCACGAAGAGCACACAGCTTGGTCTTACCACCAAATACAGCTTTGCCAACATCATCGGGGTCAGCCAGACGATCGCCGCAGCCAAACAGACGGCGATCAAGCTTGCACAGGAGGAGTTTACCGTCCTGATCACGGGGGAGAACGGAACGGGAAAAGAGGTGTTCGCCCAGGCCATCCACAACGACTCGCCAAGAAAAGACGGTCCGTTTGTTCCGGTTAACTTCGCCGGTTTGACGGAAAGCCTGGCGGAGAGCGAACTGTTCGGATACGAAGAAGGCTCTTTTACTGGAGCACGCAAAGGCGGCAAGATCGGTCTGTTCGAGCTGGCGCACAACGGAACGATCTTTCTCGACGAAATAGGCGACGCCCCATTGAGCATTCAGGCAGCGCTGCTCCGCGTGCTGCAGGAGCGGCAGGTCATGCGCGTCGGGGGGAACCGCGTCATTCCGGTGAATGTCCGCGTGATCGCGGCGACCAACCGCAACCTTCTGGAGATGATTCAAAGAGGCAGCTTTCGCGAAGACCTTTACTATCGCTTGAACGTCCTGCCGCTGCAAATACCCAGCCTGCGGGAAAGAAGCGAGGATCTGTTTATCCTGATCGACTATTTTCTCAAGGGTAAACGGCGCCATCTTCATTTCCTGCCAGAGGCGCAGGAAGCGCTGCGGCACTATAACTGGCCCGGCAACATCCGTGAACTGGAGAACTTTATCAATTATCTGCTCGTGATCGTCGACGGCGAGCAGGTGGGACTTCAGCATCTTCCTGAGCGGATGCAAAACAGGCCACAAGTCGCAGGCAGCGCGCTGTCTGTTCAATCCCCGCTGTCCGACGAAGCTGGGCAGGTGGTGTTTTTGCTGGGACGTCACGGTTCGCTGCATGAGTACGAGGACATCCTGGCCAATTTGTGGCTGTGCCATCAACGAAGCGAGAGGATCGGCCGCTCCACCTTAGGCAAGATGCTCGCTTCGCCGCTCTCCGATGCAAAGCTGCGCAACAGGCTGGCCGTATTGCATCGCAGCGGCTGTGTCGAGGTAGGGATCAAGAAACAGGGCACACAGATTACCCCGCTGGGCGTACAGGTACTGAATGCTTTGCAAGTAAGCAGACAATCAAACACCGCTGTCCCGTCGATTGGCTGA
- a CDS encoding IS3 family transposase, translating into MFENLDAGGAAHKYEAIKQVAGEYTTSELCKLFGVSRSGYYAYLKRQQADRDKPVKDLIKVVYKKYDGKYGYRQTQLFLLRDHGVWVNHKKVLRLMQEMKLRSRIRRKYRGHYASTEGGRVAENVMQRNFKADAPNRKWVTDVTQYRVADTWLYLSAIKDLFNNEIVAYHIGVRNDNQLVLRTFEKAFKKTKDVTGLIVHSDQGFQYTSYAYHDMLPKVGAQISMSRRGNCYDNASMESFFSHLKTEGLYPYDIRSVDEAQRRIEEYIQFYNQSRPQRKLKRLTPVEFRRQLSV; encoded by the coding sequence GTGTTTGAAAATCTGGATGCGGGAGGTGCAGCCCATAAGTATGAGGCGATCAAGCAAGTAGCTGGTGAGTATACGACTAGTGAACTTTGCAAGCTGTTTGGAGTCTCAAGAAGTGGATACTATGCATACTTGAAACGGCAACAAGCGGACCGGGACAAGCCCGTGAAAGACCTCATCAAAGTAGTTTATAAGAAGTATGATGGTAAATATGGGTATCGACAAACCCAGCTGTTTCTCTTACGAGATCACGGGGTATGGGTCAACCATAAGAAGGTACTACGTCTGATGCAAGAAATGAAGCTCCGTTCTCGAATACGCCGCAAATATCGAGGTCACTATGCTTCAACCGAAGGTGGACGAGTCGCTGAGAATGTGATGCAGCGGAATTTCAAAGCGGATGCACCTAATCGAAAATGGGTAACCGATGTCACACAGTATCGTGTCGCGGATACGTGGCTCTACCTGTCTGCTATTAAGGATTTGTTTAATAATGAGATTGTGGCTTACCACATTGGAGTTCGCAACGACAATCAGTTGGTCCTACGGACCTTTGAGAAAGCCTTTAAAAAGACGAAAGACGTGACTGGACTGATCGTTCACAGCGATCAGGGATTCCAGTACACGTCCTACGCTTACCACGACATGTTGCCGAAGGTTGGCGCCCAAATCAGCATGTCTCGGAGAGGCAACTGTTATGATAATGCCTCGATGGAGAGCTTCTTCTCGCATCTCAAAACGGAAGGGCTCTACCCTTATGATATCCGAAGTGTGGATGAGGCACAAAGGCGAATTGAGGAATATATTCAATTCTACAACCAAAGTCGACCACAACGAAAATTAAAAAGGCTGACGCCTGTTGAATTCAGACGTCAGCTGTCGGTCTAA